In the Neomonachus schauinslandi chromosome 13, ASM220157v2, whole genome shotgun sequence genome, one interval contains:
- the HINT2 gene encoding histidine triad nucleotide-binding protein 2, mitochondrial, giving the protein MAAAPVLTAGVRVARRAVAVAGPRGAQVRGAAGVTDGNEVAKAQQTAPRGAAPTVFSRILDRSLPADILYEDQQCLVFRDVAPQAPVHFLVIPKKPIPRISQVEEEDQQLLGHLLLVAKKTAKAEGLGDGYRLVINDGKLGAQSVYHLHIHVLGGRQLQWPPG; this is encoded by the exons ATGGCGGCAGCCCCGGTGCTGACTGCCGGGGTGCGCGTGGCGCGCAGGGCGGTGGCGGTGGCGGGGCCGCGTGGGGCACAG GTCCGAGGAGCTGCAGGTGTGACTGACGGAAATGAAGTGGCCAAGGCCCAGCAGACAGCTCCTAGGGGAGCAGCCCCAACTGTCTTCTCCCGGATCCTGGATCGAAGTCTCCCAGCTGACATTCTATATGAGGACCAGCAG TGTCTCGTATTCCGTGATGTGGCCCCTCAAGCTCCTGTGCATTTCCTGGTCATTCCTAAGAAGCCCATTCCTCGGATTAGCCAGGTTGAAGAAGAGGACCAGCAG CTTCTAGGACACCTTCTCCTTGTGGCCAAGAAGACAGCAAAGGCTGAGGGCCTGGGAGATGGATACCGACTTG TGATCAATGACGGGAAGCTGGGCGCACAGTCTGTGTATCATCTGCACATTCATGTACTTGGGGGCCGACAGCTCCAGTGGCCTCCAGGTTGA
- the SPAG8 gene encoding sperm-associated antigen 8, whose amino-acid sequence METTESTKGSRSRSLDIQPGAGGLRSASEPFPSDGRPGSVLAAAITAAAAASTAKTDALSTKTLARYSEPSVLLDRSSDSLPGEPCTGASFTHKTDHRRLGFEPVYVSRFTQDPGTTTDLSSSPGPAPGSGSGPGHGSGPGCDSGQGTGPGSGPGPATDSGPSPDGGHDPELSPSNLPSFRNLRAELVPNYASWNHYCHWEPRKQPWKFLQVSEPGARGQWKTPQVEGNCKVLSETLPRGHCLLYNWEEERATNHLDQVPSMQDGSESFFFRHGHQGLLTLQPQSPMSFSTTQKDSYQPPRNYYQPIRGKREAMMEMLLHHQICKEVQAEQEPTRKHFEVESVTHRDYRKELVHAGPPAPTKPHDYRQEQPETFWMQRAPQLPGVSNIKTLDTPFRKNCSFSTPVPLSLGQPLPYEPENYSHQLGERSSLACQGEQGGEMRRTTI is encoded by the exons ATGGAGACCACCGAGTCTACCAAGGGATCGCGGTCTCG ATCTTTGGACATACAGCCTGGTGCTGGAGGGCTCAGGTCTGCTTCAGAACCGTTTCCTTCGGATGGCCGTCCTGGGTCGGTCTTGGCAGCCGCCATCACTGCAGCTGCAGCCGCCTCCACCGCCAAAACTGATGCGTTATCTACGAAGACCCTAGCGCGCTACTCTGAGCCGAGCGTTCTCCTGGACCGCTCCTCTGACAGTCTTCCTGGGGAGCCCTGCACTGGAGCCAGCTTTACCCACAAGACAGACCATAGGAGACTTGGCTTTGAGCCTGTCTATGTTTCCCGTTTCACCCAGGATCCCGGTACTACAACTGACCTTAGCTCTAGTCCTGGCCCTGCTCCTGGCTCCGGTTCCGGTCCTGGCCATGGCTCTGGCCCTGGCTGTGACTCTGGTCAAGGCACTGGTCCTGGTTCTGGCCCTGGTCCTGCCACTGACTCTGGGCCTAGTCCAGACGGTggccatgaccctgagctcagcCCCTCCAATCTCCCAAGCTTCAGAAACCTCAGGGCAGAGCTGGTCCCTAATTATGCCTCCTGGAATCACTACTGCCACTGGGAACCTCGGAAACAACCCTGGAAATTTTTGCAAGTCTCAGAACCTGGTGCCCGAGGGCAATGGAAGACCCCCCAGGTTGAAGGGAACTGTAAGGTTCTCAGTGAAACATTGCCACGGGGCCACTGCCTTCTCTACAACTGGGAGGAGGAG AGAGCCACCAACCACCTGGATCAAGTTCCAAGTATGCAGGATGGCTCTGAGAGTTTCTTCTTCCGACATGGACACCAGGGACTGCTGACCCTGCAGCCACAGTCACCCATGTCCTTCAGCACCACCCAGAAAGACTCATACCAGCCCCCACGAAACTACTATCAGCCAATTCGAG gAAAGCGTGAAGCCATGATGGAGATGCTCCTGCACCATCAGATCTG TAAAGAGGTGCAGGCAGAGCAGGAACCCACAAGGAAGCACTTTGAGGTCGAGTCTGTGACACACCGTGACTACCGAAAGGAGCTGGTACATGCCGGGCCTCCTGCCCCAACCAAG CCTCATGACTACCGTCAGGAGCAGCCTGAAACCTTCTGGATGCAGAGGGCCCCACAGCTACCG GGTGTCAGTAACATCAAGACACTGGACACGCCATTCCGGAAGAACTGCAGTTTCTCAACACCAGTGCCTTTGTCTCTGGGGCAGCCTTTGCCCTATGAACCTGAGAATTATTCCCACCAACTGGGAGAAAGATCTTCCCTTGCCTGTCAGGGAGAACAGGGTGGTGAAATGCGTAGAACCACTATCTAA
- the NPR2 gene encoding LOW QUALITY PROTEIN: atrial natriuretic peptide receptor 2 (The sequence of the model RefSeq protein was modified relative to this genomic sequence to represent the inferred CDS: deleted 1 base in 1 codon) encodes MALPSLLLVVAALAGGVRPPGARNLTLAVVLPEHNLSYAWAWPRVGPAVALAVEALGRALPVDLRFVSSELDGACSEYLAPLRAVDLKLYHDPDLLLGPGCVYPAASVARFASHWRLPLLTAGAVASGFAAKSEHYRTLVRTGPSAPKLGEFVVTLHGHFNWTARAALLYLDARTDDRPHYFTIEGVFEALQGSNLSVQHQVYAREPGGPEQATHFIRANGRIVYICGPLEMLHEILLQAQRENLTNGDYVFFYLDVFGESLRAGPTRSTGRPWQDNRTREQAQALREAFQTVLVITYREPPNPEYQEFQNRLLIRAREDFGVELAPSLMNLIAGCFYDGILLYAEVLNETIQEGGTREDGLRIVEKMQGRRYHGVTGLVVMDKNNDRETDFVLWAMGDLDSGDFQPAAHYSGAEKQIWWTGRPIPWVKGAPPLDNPPCAFDLDDPSCDKTPLSTLAIVALGTGITFIMFGVSSFLIFRKLMLEKELASMLWRIRWEELQFGNSERYHKGAGSRLTLSLRGSSYGSLMTAHGKYQIFANTGHFKGNVVAIKHVNKKRIELTRQVLFELKHMRDVQFNHLTRFIGACIDPPNICIVTEYCPRGSLQDILENDSINLDWMFRYSLINDLVKGMAFLHNSIIASHGSLKSSNCVVDSRFVLKITDYGLASFRSAAEPDDSHALYAKKLWTAPELLGGNPLPTTGMQKADVYSFGIILQEIALRSGPFYLEGLDLSPKEIVQKVRNGQRPYFRPSIDRTQLNEELVLLMERCWAQEPAERPDFGQIKGFIRRFNKEGGTSILDNLLLRMEQYANNLEKLVEERTQAYLEEKRKAEALLYQILPHSVAEQLKRGETVQAEAFDSVTIYFSDIVGFTALSAESTPMQVVTLLNDLYTCFDAIIDNFDVYKVETIGDAYMVVSGLPGRNGQRHAPEIARMALALLDAVSSFRIRHRPHDQLRLRIGVHTGPVCAGVVGLKMPRYCLFGDTVNTASRMESNGQALKIHVSSTTKDALDELGCFQLELRGDVEMKGKGKMRTYWLLGEQKGPPGLL; translated from the exons ATGGCACTGCCATCACTGCTGCTGGTGGTGGCGGCCCTGGCAGGTGGGGTGCGTCCTCCCGGGGCGCGGAACCTGACACTGGCGGTGGTGCTGCCAGAACACAACCTGAGCTATGCCTGGGCCTGGCCCCGGGTGGGTCCTGCCGTGGCCCTGGCGGTGGAGGCGCTGGGCCGGGCACTGCCCGTGGACCTCCGGTTTGTCAGCTCCGAACTGGATGGCGCCTGCTCTGAGTACCTGGCACCGCTGCGCGCCGTGGACCTCAAGCTGTACCATGACCCCGATCTTCTGTTGGGCCCCGGTTGCGTGTACCCTGCTGCCTCCGTGGCCCGCTTTGCCTCACACTGGCGTCTTCCCCTGCTGACTGCGGGTGCCGTGGCGTCTGGTTTCGCAGCTAAGAGTGAGCATTATCGTACCCTGGTGCGCACTGGCCCCTCTGCTCCCAAGCTGGGGGAGTTTGTGGTGACCTTACATGGGCACTTCAACTGGACTGCCCGCGCTGCCTTGCTGTATCTGGACGCCCGCACAGATGACCGGCCTCACTACTTCACCATCGAGGGCGTCTTTGAGGCCCTGCAGGGCAGCAACCTCAGTGTGCAGCACCAGGTGTATGCCCGTGAGCCGGGGGGCCCTGAGCAGGCCACCCACTTCATCCGGGCCAACGGGCGCA TCGTGTATATCTGTGGCCCTCTGGAGATGCTGCATGAGATCCTTCTTCAGGCCCAGAGGGAGAACCTGACCAATGGGGATTATGTCTTCTTTTACCTGGACGTCTTTGGGGAGAGTCTCCGTGCCGGCCCCACACGCTCAACAGGCCGGCCCTGGCAAGACAATCGCACCCGGGAACAGGCCCAGgccctcagagaggcctttcaG ACAGTATTGGTGATCACTTACCGAGAACCCCCAAATCCCGAGTATCAGGAATTCCAGAATCGTCTGCTGATAAGAGCCCGGGAAGATTTTGGTGTGGAGCTGGCCCCCTCCCTG ATGAACCTCATTGCTGGCTGCTTCTACGATGGGATCCTGCTGTATGCTGAAGTCCTGAACGAGACAATCCAGGAGGGAGGCACCCGGGAAGACGGACTTCGAATTGTGGAGAAGATGCAGGGACGAAGATACCATG GTGTAACTGGACTGGTTGTTATGGACAAGAACAATGACCGAGAGACTGACTTTGTCCTGTGGGCCATGGGAGACCTGGATTCTGGGGACTTCCAG CCTGCAGCCCACTACTCAGGAGCTGAGAAGCAGATTTGGTGGACAGGACGGCCTATTCCCTGGGTGAAGGGGGCCCCCCCCTTGGACAATCCCCCCTGTGCCTTTGACTTGGACGACCCATCCTGTGATAAAA CTCCACTTTCAACTCTGGCCATTGTGGCACTGGGAACAGGAATCACCTTCATCATGTTTGGTGTTTCCAGCTTCCTCATTTTCCG AAAGCTGATGCTGGAGAAGGAGCTGGCTAGCATGTTGTGGCGCATTCGCTGGGAAGAACTGCAATTTGGCAATTCAGAACGATATCATAAAGGTGCAGGCAGTCGCCTCACACTGTCGCTG CGGGGATCCAGTTACGGCTCGCTCATGACAGCCCATGGGAAATACCAGATCTTTGCCAACACCGGTCACTTCAAG ggaaatgttgTTGCCATCAAACATGTGAATAAGAAGCGCATTGAGCTGACCCGGCAGGTTCTGTTTGAGCTCAAACAC aTGAGAGATGTTCAGTTCAACCATCTCACTCGCTTCATCGGTGCCTGCATTGAC CCCCCCAACATTTGCATCGTGACTGAGTATTGTCCTCGGGGGAGTTTACAG GATATTCTGGAAAATGACAGCATCAACTTGGACTGGATGTTTCGTTATTCCCTCATTAATGACCTTGTTAAG GGCATGGCCTTTCTCCATAACAGCATTATTGCATCCCATGGGAGTCTCAAGTCCTCCAACTGTGTGGTGGATAGTCGTTTTGTGCTCAAAATCACAGACTATGGCCTGGCCAGCTTCCGTTCAGCTGCTGAACCCGATGACAGCCACGCCCTCTATGCCA AGAAGCTGTGGACTGCCCCAGAACTGCTTGGTGGGAACCCACTGCCAACCACAGGCATGCAGAAGGCTGATGTCTATAGCTTTGGGATCATCTTACAGGAGATAGCACTTCGCAGTGGCCCTTTCTACTTGGAGGGCCTGGACCTCAGCCCCAAAG AGATTGTCCAAAAGGTCCGAAATGGTCAGCGGCCATATTTCCGGCCAAGCATTGACCGGACCCAACTGAATGAAGAGTTAGTATTGCTGATGGAGCGATGTTGGGCCCAGGAACCAGCTGAGCGGCCAGACTTTGGACAAATTAAAGGCTTCATTCGCCGCTTTAACAA GGAGGGCGGCACAAGCATATTGGACAACCTGCTGTTGCGCATGGAGCAGTATGCCAATAACCTGGAGAAGCTGGTGGAGGAGCGCACACAGGCCTATCTGGAGGAGAAGCGCAAGGCTGAAGCTCTGCTCTACCAAATTCTACCCCA TTCAGTGGCAGAGCAGTTAAAACGGGGAGAGACTGTACAGGCTGAGGCCTTTGACAGTGTTACCATCTACTTCAGTGACATTGTTGGCTTCACAGCTTTGTCAGCAGAGAGCACCCCCATGCAG GTGGTGACACTTCTCAATGACCTGTATACCTGCTTTGATGCCATAATTGACAACTTTGACGTCTACAAG GTAGAAACGATTGGAGATGCCTACATGGTGGTGTCTGGCCTCCCAGGCCGAAATGGTCAACGCCATGCCCCAGAAATTGCTCGTATGGCCCTAGCATTACTGGATGCAGTTTCCTCCTTCCGCATCCGCCACCGACCCCATGACCAGCTGAGGCTACGCATAGGGGTCCACACGG GGCCCGTCTGTGCTGGGGTTGTTGGCCTGAAGATGCCCCGCTATTGTCTTTTCGGAGACACGGTGAACACTGCTTCCCGCATGGAGTCTAACGGTCAAG ccctgaagATCCATGTCTCCTCTACCACCAAGGATGCCCTGGATGAGCTAGGATGCTTCCAGCTAGAGCTTCGGGGGGATGTGGAGATGAAG GGAAAAGGAAAGATGCGAACTTACTGGCTCCTAGGAGAGCAGAAAGGACCCCCTGGACTCCTGTAA